The genomic segment AACTGCCCGTCTACCGAAAACACGTGCGCTACCTTATTATAGTAAATACGGTAGCCAATCTCGGATGCCCTACTGGTCGACCAATCAACGAGCCGCTCTCATACATGACAAATTATAAACAACATGGACGACACGAGTGACAGACGACAAGTCCCAGCGACGGCAATACACACATATTATAAACACAGAGCTCGAACAAggtaatattaataataataatcatccATAAACAGATACATCCCTTCCATTCATGATTACATTCAGTCATTCACACACAGACTCGATCATCGGTAGCTCGTACAACTTACACAACATTCCATAGGCCTAtgcacacacatatacacatgtaaaatacccAACTTCCACACACAATTGGGAATGAGGCCTGTACTTGGTTCAAAATAAATGGTAGTTTAGGACTTTTGTCATTTAATAATATCTGATAGATAGATTGTTGGTTACCTGTTATCTTGTGATTGTAGGTCCCACCACTTACTTCCACCACACTAATGTGGAACATGCTGAGGCAATACTGCGGGATGGTGTCATCCGACAGTCTCGTGGCGGAGGAGGTGATGCGGTATATGGAGATGGTACCTATCTAACTCGTCTGGGACCCAAGCGCTCAGCTGGGGAGATTGCCCGCAATAACTGGGACGGCTTGTCTGGCAACCATTGGGAAGCCATGGAAGATGCCGGCCGTACTGATGCCACTATCGCCATAGAAATGCCAGCCCATGAGGCCAGCAAAGTTGAGAGACTACCAGAGCGTAGGGACATCCATCTGTACCCTGGGGACCTAAACCTGCACAACAAAAACCATCGCATCTACATTCGGGACCAGAATGGTAAGGCAAAAGAGTACACCCATGAATTTAATTAGCTGGTGGATCAGGAACTTTTGTCTATTACGATGGAACCGAGGGACCAACACTTGTGAAATGGGATCAATTGATGCACCACAACCTGCACAGATTTTGTTACAGACTTGTTATTTAGAATGTTTTTGGTGAGAATGTAATCTGCATGTAGTTTATATGAAAGAGATAAGGAACTTGgtagtacagttagtaatatagttactgtagtttatatgacAGAGATAAGGAACTTGgtagtacagttagtaatatagTTACTGTAGTTTTAAGATTGTTATATGCTGTAGTTTAGTTTTGTTATTAGTAAATACAACTGTAGATAAAGTACTTTATCTTGATACTAAACAATATTATTTGAGTGACAATTCCTTGGTGTATAGCTgtcatttgtatttttgtaacatgCTTTAATTCTAATTAACTACTATTAACTTGCATCGTTAGTGAATGGCTAGTATCTGAGTATTACTGaagtgtgacggtgatattgATACAATGGGTAGTATAGGAGTACAGGTGATGTATTTACTGAAGTGTGACAGTGATATAGATACAATGGGTAGTATCCGAGTACAGGTGATGTATTACTGAAGTGTGACAGTGATATCGATACAATGGGTAATATCCGAGTACAGGTGATGTATTTACTGAAGTGTGACAGTGATATCAATACAATTGGTAGTATGGGAGTACAGGTGATGGATTTATTCTTCAAAAATcccattatatattattgtgaCGGAGACATGTGGGGGAGATGTAGCTGGTTCAGATGTTTTTATGTAGCTGTTTAGTTTTACTGACTAGAGTGTACAAAGTGGGGTACATCTGGATAGGtctagttagtaacaccaatgTCGTTTGATCATGATCAGGTATAAGTTGGCATGacttgtgataaaaaaaaattaagaaaaaataccTTGGACATTCCATTActgattattttgatattttcaactCTATTTAGACCTGAAGATGGGATGAAATGTCATTAAAGTACCATTTATTCAAAACTgctgttttatctttgatttAAACTTCAAAGCCTTTACATTACCACATCATGTCAGTTcgttgtcagtattatgttgtATTCTTTTGTTGAACATTTAATAGGTATACTGTGATTACTTTGAACATTTAACAGGTATACTGTGATTACTTTGACCATTTAGCCACAGAATTACATTGAAATGCTGCATTCAAGGGTTAGTTTGTTCTTTGTCTTGCATCAGTTAACAGGGAGTGTCAATGACAATATAATATGTAACATAAATTTACATTGTGTCTTGTCACCACAAGTAGCTTCTGTAAAAGTTCTGTAGGTGGCACTGTAGCATGTGTTATTCTGACCATTATACTCCCCACAAAGTATTTGTGTAAAACATAGGCATGGAGAAGTTATATTGTCAGTCATTAAATACAAATTTGATAATCTAACAGGAAAAACAGTCGCTAGTAGTGTCAAGCACGCTTGACAATGTTGATAAAACATGTTAACACTTTATTATGTTACTAAAAATTGGAAGTTGTatgtaattttgttaaaatgttatgCAATAAACTGTTTGACTTTTTATCATAGTGctttgtgttgatgttacaAGGTCCTTGAgatcagggcatccagtaggaTTAAAATCTCAAGAGTCAGTGACCCTCAGCTCTGaaatcctgagagtcaaatcaaaatcctgagagtcaaaatatgaaattctcAAACTTGACGGTTAATCGTTTCCAAATGTAAATTGATAAaagtgtctttttttttaattataattaattgaataataTTCAAAAGAATTTAGTTCATCTTAATTAATTatccaatatttgtttttattaaataaataaaagtattttaaaaatttaaacttttcttttaattatatatttttgtttgaataaagtacaattaaaaattatatctttttgtttgaataaagtacaattaaaaaaatgaagttttttatttgatttaaataactGAAATAAATTTCTTGTAAacctttcaacaaaaaaaacttgtatcacagttttcttgctgaaattatgtttaaatttgttaCATTGGTTAAGCATAATTTgtaaaaccatcattttatttctttttttttaatctgctcAGCCTCTAGAGGTCATTTTTGTATGCTAATCATGTTTTCATATTTGCCGCCAAAATGGAACATGAATGATTTACGCTTCCCGCTCTGTCACAAGCACTACAGaggtcatgtacatgtaaggttATTCAGgttaacaacaaaatggctgccgccTGTGTTGGCATGCTGCAAACTAGGCCTGCTTACGATCTCATTCTTGTTATGTACATGATTGAAAGTTATCACAaacatatgttacatttatttgttgGGATGGGAATCTACTATAGCTtacttatatttcaattattaaaatgtgattgcTTAGAACAAAGTGCAGATCGGCcactacaggtaggtacagtgGATActtcacatgtacatgtgcccCAATATGACAATCGGCAGCGACAGTTGGATTAGTCGCAGTTGAGTGGCTCTTTTAATTGACTCCTAGGGGTATTCTActaattagtgtcactgaccatagcaaATATACCCTTTATTGAGCCTGGGTATTGGACAACACACATACTAATTACAGTGGTGGTCAAAATGTGAAGCGTCAGATTGACGCACGGCATGCAAAAGTCGTgcgtcaaattaaattttgctgCGTCATTGACCCGAGGTCTCGGGTTAATGGATGCCCTGTGAGATGTATACCTGTAGCAATTTACCCAAAAAATTGGTGGTTTGTCAGTCTGCCACATATACCACCCAAGTTAGGAAGTTGAGGGTTAACTGGATTGAGGTCAGTTGGAGGATTTTGTCTGGACAAATACACGTTTTTGAGTAGTttccccttggtctctagttgATCCAATTTAATTAAGTTTTTGATCATAAAAAACGAAATGGCCGATaagcagccatctttgattttgagaattgaagtttgttattgcctTTTCTAGAAAAGTACTAGGACATTTGGTCCTCATGGTCCCTAGCTCTGCCATTTCAATAAAGAATTTAGATCGGAacaacaaaatggccgacaggcggccatcttgggaGTTTAAGAATTATGTTTGTTACTGCTATTGCAATTCTTGAAATGTACTAGTGATATTCCTCAAAATCCaggtgtaggttcccctttgttcCTAGTTGTACCatttcaatttagatttttggttaaaaaaaaccAAGCAAACAAAATAGCTGACAGTCGGCCAGCTTGGATTTTTAGAAATTTCTTGAAAATTACTGAAGGGATAGCAGATTATTAAAGGGAAAAAGAAAATCAGTCTGGCataaccaataaagatcattcgaTGGTGGGTGCCAATATCCCTCTTGTTATGGTAGTTATGTCCTCTGAGTAGTTTTTAGACCGAGTCGTGTATGGAAAACTAGTTTTCAGCTCGCCGGACCTAGCATTTTAGGTCTTTCACGAGTGGCATGTATATTTGAAGCCTTTTGTCTGTCtaaaaaatttacattttagaCTTATCATATCGTGCCAGTACCAGAGGCCACTGGCGGATTTAAGGGGGGcgcatgcccccccccccccccccttaaattTATGAATCTATCttgaaatacactagaatgcaggattttgcatttacctgctaaaATTTTTCCCGGGGGTAATTTGgcaccccctcccccctccccaacTGAAAATCCTGTATCCGACAATGCTAAAGGCTaataagtttgttcaaataaacgACCTTGGCCTACtttcaaagtcaaggtcatatgtaTTGAAATCTTTAGAGCACTATTCAATAACCAAAATGGCCAGGTTCATACTGGGATTGACAGATACCAAGTTAGTTAGAATGAATAACCAAGAGCTACTTTCATAGTCAGATCGTGAAACGGCTTCATAATAACCAATCGATACTTCAAGAGGACATATTTGTAGCTTGCCTGCCGAAAACATTCAGCCAACTTCTAATTGTCGGTAAACGAAAGGCCAAGAGTAGGTACcgcaaagtttgttcaaatgaatgagcTTGGCCCTTTTCAAGGTCACGGGACTTAATGTGTTCaaatcttttaaacaaattctcaataactaagaggccgAGGGTTGTGAAAACGATACCAAGTCTATACAAATGAACTGTCTCGAGCTACTTCAAAAGTTTAAAGGGTTCCGGCAGTTGTGCTAACTATTCTCAATAAACCAAGAAGCCTGCCACGGAGTAGCATGCAAAGATGAATCACTTCAAAGTTTTTCCCAAAGCCTCGGGGATGAGATATTATGATCTTAGTTTAAAAGCAAAGCGTAATCCACCAGTACAAAGCCCATGAGCCTCTTTTAAACAACCAAGGTCAtgatatgaggacgggtatcaaggagacgCCCATAGAAGgaaacaaagcaaatatatgtGAATTAAAATGTTCATCCTATAATGGTTAAAGTGACACTTTCTGAGAGAGTATGacgtatataaattatacaatacatCATAACGCATCCGTAGGGCAGACAATCGCTGTTGATGCCATAATTTAGCGCGTGCGTTTGAATTCCATGACTTTCCTCTCCTTGACGACCGTTTGGAAACCTAATTAATATTCTGTCCTGCGACACCGACTGAAGTCGACAACAAAGAGTAAACACTTTAACTCGTTGTTTTCTCTGGTAAGAGATCTGACCCTAATCGTCTGTCCTGACAGAGCAGACATGACAGAGAGATGAACTATCTTGGTCTCAAGTGTTGTCGTGGAGCAGCATATCTGTTTTCGTCTCTTCATTGACCtcaaattcaattaaattcaatttattttcgtAAATTTTACAACTTAAAGCTTAAAAGCTGAAGAAGCAGAAGAAAATCCCTGATACGGCAGGAACTCCACTTTAGGTTATCCAATGTATAGCCTGAATGGAACATATATATaggagacaaaaaaaaaaaccctctcGCTATTCTTTCCCGCTCCTGCACGGGCCACCACCATAAGTCCTGAAGTGCTGCAGAAATCACTAAGGAGACTCCAATCGGTAAGTACAACTGTTCTGGGGTCGTCCATTATCATCGGGCCTTCATCCGCTGGTCAATATAGGGAAGCTGTTAATATCCCTACCGTTGTTAAATGGTAAACcttactgtaatatttatctatatatttttatagatcTACTGTATACGTAAAGTAATTATATTAATGCTGCCCATCTTCCgttaatttgtattatacaataatgtatataagaATTGTAAATTGTTTGATGTAATCTTTTAGTATgcttatgagccgtaaggcttaagttgaataaatatttaaacattgaaaCATTCACCGAGCAGAATGGAGAGATGACTCAAAAACATGCCCCAACGTATTCCCCGGGAGTCATACCCTAGACCCTTACCCCTGGGTTATACCCTAGACCCTTACCCCTGGGTTATACCCTAGACCCTTACCCCTGGAGTCATACCCTAGACCCTTACCCCTGGGTTATAACAAGGGAGTTGTTGAGATCCCTGCCCTATCACAGGTATACCCCTAGAGTAGACTAGGGGCCCTCGCTAACCACTGGGTATAATGATCTTACCTCAAAATTAAACTCTGGTAATAGATGGACTAAACACATGCAACGTCTGTCAAAATGTCCAGCGTCATATGTTGGATTCAGAGGAAATTCGGCTGAAATCCAATACAAAGAAGTCAAGAAACAtttattattacaatatttgttCTCCTTGAGACGGAAGGTGCATTACCGACTACGAACACTACGACTATTGTATAATATTGGAAATATAAGGAAACTGAATCAGTTTCATATAAATTATTGATACTATGTACGTCAAACGCATCGTTTTAATAATCGTATTATTGGAATTATTGTCAACCAATATCCCATGTGTGTATATGATGTTGATGTTGCTGGTCTATTTAGTTACAACCTCGACTCGTGTATAATACCCCCCCACCCCTCTTTTCTCAACACGGGGGACCGTTTTATCTGAGCCAAATCTCGCTTCAAGTAGCTCTGTATCACACCCATGGGTCAAACTGACCCCAGTCATTACACAAAGGGTCTATTGAGTATTCCCGCCAAGGCCCCCAGTTATCATCCACAGGGGTCTGAGAATATGAAGCCCCCTAAAAACCGTCTGGAAAGGTGCTATACGCACCAGGGAAGAtctaattatataacaaatcctcaggtccctgtgatggATGTAAGTACGTGTACATCCCTAATGAGCAAACGATATCCGGGGAACGTTATTTTTGTTCGACATCAATCTAAGTATTGAATGACTTTTGTGATTTATGGTGGCGTTTTCCCATAATCtattataaatgaaatttatctttCGCGTTGTAAACGTTAGTTTGTTACGATTTAGCTACACTGTATAGACGTTGTTACAAAGTCATATATATCTTGGCCTACCAAACATTATTATAAGCTAAATGAACTGATGAATATAACTAGTATTAAATTAATAACATAAGCGTTATGTTTTGAAACAGTACACTACAATAATTGTATGTATTGTCAGAAACATATTAgtctttgttatatatgtttctggtatCGTATTGTAAATATCTTCTCTATACATcatgtgaaaagagaataaatgaatttgaatttcatCATTCAATATTACTACGACGagtattatcatttgtagaatacaagaactttttttttaaatatctaatcTTGGACTTGGAAATATGCATGTAAGTACACGTATTTTCATTCTAAAACattccaaaatgaaaaaaaatcagaacTATAGAATCGATActgatatgtgaccgggtggggtgtcctgagGGGTAGGGGTCTTCGGCAGTacacttcagtgaggtagcactgcAAAGTAGGCACCGGTTCCGCGCTATACCTCAGCCACTCCGAAAACGCGCACACGtgcattcaccacacgcatgcatctcgtactcgggaggccgtcctcaaatgacctatAATTATTTGTTGATAGGACGTCGCAGATCTAGAGAAATCGAGCCCCCTGTGACtgacacaaacatgtatatgagTTTCATGTGGTACACGTGCAAATGTTCCATGTTGACAAGTATCAAAACTTTAACCTATCCGTCACCGGCCGGTTAGTCTACTATAGGCGGTTTGTAGGTAGTACTCAGAACGAGTACCAGGTTGTGGGCCCGTATCTGTACGTACCGGTGGGCGGAGCGCGTCGTTGATGTCGGGTTCAAAATAACACGGATTCCTCGTCATGATGGACAGGGTATGTAGTTACTATGTACAGTGTTGATGAACGTTATCATCTACTTGTGTTATCAACATATAGCCTAAATCATTGTATGGCGATATGATATAAACTGAAAATGACCGTATGACAAAAACACCTGTAAAATTTGTGTGTGCATCAAAAGAGAGCCATACCCCGGACGGAGACAGGGAGAACATTTGAAGTAGATGTACAGTCTGGTTCAATGCAGATTGGGTGCCTGTGATATAAAGGCACTGattatttatttctgtttgGAGGGGTGCGACTGGGGTTGACGGCAAGCATTATTATTGACCCTGCAAAATTGAAAGTATCCATTATTAGAAGAGCAACCACAACAGCAATGTTGCCGAGATCATTTTCGATTGTTTAAAAAAGATATTGCTCAAAGCATGAgtagcattttttttcttcaaatgcGATATGTTCACCTACAACTTGAACACTATCAGTTTCTGACAAAGTTCCGGATTTATAAGGTGATTTATTTataagttttgtttgatgttaattgagtcCTCATACATTGTTTTGGACCTGAATGCAGCAACTTGCTCAAGTGAGACTGCATGAATCCACGTATAATTGctgatagatatatacaatttcaaggaattaaacataaaaataactatttatatctttgattatttgttcaatatttacttactacatttgtatatgcttTATATATCTAGTATTAAATCATAATCCTACTGTCAAGGGAAACGATTACAAATCTCCCATCACATTCATGACATCCATGCATCTGACCGACAAAggcttatacctgtgtatagtgtgCAGTGgattttttcacttgtcaaattttgaaaaaaaagtgcactatacatgaatatttacggtaataaTTTAATCAATGGAAGATTTAACTTGTATCATTTTGTCCAGTTATATCTTTCCTTGTTTATAAGCGGAGCTGTAACGGGCAGTGATAACCTAGTATTGGTTTATCATGGGAGAGACACCACGCTGATATTTACAAATGTTGGCTATATGTACCTACACCAGGGTAAAGTTCAGATTAAACCATCCCCTAGACACCCACCTTCCGTTGTTGTGCCTCTGATTTAGTCTCCAGCTGTTTCATTGTTTGATCTGTCAACACTGTCCGACTGAATACTGTAGTTGTaagtattatttttttctaaaaatgataatattttgacCAACACCTAGCTAGCTTCTTGATTAGATTATAAAACGGCTCTTCCTGCTAGACATAATttgcatatattatatatatggtcaCAGAAATTGACAAAATTGCTAAGGATCGTGTCtgaaataagcccacccctacTTTGGTTCATTTTCAGTACACAAGAAGCGTCCTGTGTTATATCTGGTAGAATTATTCTGagtatatgtaaatatgatataaatcaaGCAAACATGCAGAATCAGATGAACAATAGAATAGTTGACAGTTGTGTAAAGTGGTCTAGTGTATCACTTGTACTGTCCTTGCCGGAAAGGTTTACCACTTGATCTGACCTCCCActaatataatgatgatatatatgtgtgtgattgAGTATATATGCATGTGTATATTAGTTTGTGTACTACTTAATACATCTTGTGATTAAGATGTTATAAACTATCATGCATCTATTATTTTTCCTTTAGTCCATTCAATACCATGATCACTCCCTCATTCACTCTCCTTCTTTCCGCTTTTCTTATCCAATAATGCTGTACATACTTACTAATTTCTATAGCCATCTTATGATGTATACATAcgtgtaataatattattaggAACGGGCATTTATAATGTTCTTGTAACTTATGCCCGATCCTTTTGCTGTTATTGgcaatacaatatgttttaaaCTGAATCAAGCAAGATCTTACATGATTTCTCAATGTTAATGGAATTGATCAAACAAGTtcaattattgttttgtttcaatatttttgtatagCAAGTCTTAAATACTGTTCAAGGAATAAACATCTGTTCCGAAGTTAATAGGAACATGGTAAACTGAAAAACGTtaacaaaaacatcaattaagTATCAGTTATGTTTGATATTTGATGGATGACGGGCATATAATCTATGTTTTTGTACCTAGATTAATTTGTATAGGTCTGTTGAAATTTGATGGTAGTTTTATGATATGGTATGGAATTGTTTGGTGGGTTTCCTCTAGTTGATCTGTCCGTCCGTTTTTGCACCTGTCCGCCTGTCGGTTTtccgcacttttctcagccatgccTCAAGGTATGTTgatgaaagttggtatgtaacttcagtatgagtagctaca from the Pecten maximus chromosome 4, xPecMax1.1, whole genome shotgun sequence genome contains:
- the LOC117325855 gene encoding uncharacterized protein LOC117325855, with the protein product MAYYRRQNSDQDDRPKGPTTYFHHTNVEHAEAILRDGVIRQSRGGGGDAVYGDGTYLTRLGPKRSAGEIARNNWDGLSGNHWEAMEDAGRTDATIAIEMPAHEASKVERLPERRDIHLYPGDLNLHNKNHRIYIRDQNGKAKEYTHEFN